The Oryctolagus cuniculus chromosome 4, mOryCun1.1, whole genome shotgun sequence genomic sequence CATTAGCAGAAGCAGTATTGCGTTAACTGTGGTTATGAGAATCTGCCACTTCTCCCTCTCTaccccccaacagccagggctgggccaggccaaagccaggagcttcatctgcttctcccatgtgggtgcaggggcctgaagacttggaccactgctttcccaggcacattagtagggagctggattggaagtggagcaaatgggacttgaaccaagtgcccatttgggatgccggcattgcaggcagtgacttcactcatgataccacaatgccagctccccaaaCCGAAACTtttaacatctctctctctctctctctctctctctcacacacacacacacacacacacacacccctccacttACAGGAAATGCTTTTCTGGGATAGTCTGATCaagttgttttgaaaaatgtttacatCTTGGGCACTATGCTATTTCACATATACTAATTTAATCATCATGAAAAAATGCCTACTTTACAGAAACTAAGTTTAAAAGCTAGAAACATTCCTATCATTATATAAGCAAAATCACAATAATGTGACAGGTTTTCAATTCTATGGTAATACTTATTATACCCTTATGTTTAAAAAGCTACCAAATTAAGTAGATGGTATACACAATTAAATTCACTTCAGATGCAGATCTTTTCTTGATATCATCTGAAAAGATGCCTCTCAATGACTGTGGCAATTAAGCTTGTGGAACAGGATGCTAGAAGCCTTTGAAGGAATTGTGGTGTGTGGCCAAAAGTTCAAAGCTGGGAAAATTAACTTCAgatgtcaagatttttttttttggctctaaCAAAATTAACTAATTTTCAGTGTTTCCCCTTTATCATGGCTGAAGGCTCCAAAGTGAGTTCTCACTGCCCAGTGCAGAGAAACTTATTTGGTCAAGATCAAGGCAGAAtgctatataatttttaatgctTGATTCATTCATATCCTCTAATAAAAACTGCATTATAGAAGAAAGAAATGTCAGTTCATTCTAAGGACACCTGGAATTCACAGATAGTGAATATAGGAAGTAATTCCTTTTTCAGGTAGTAGCTTCCTGGTGGTGGCTTCCCAGAGGAACATGAAATAGGAAACACAGTTCCTTACTAATGTTGGAACACTCCAGTGGGcaaaatagcttttttaaaaattcttaagaaaaaaaaaagtctttttaaaaaaagcaaaattaggtCACTCTGAGATCAGGGTTTAAGTGCATAGGGTATCCAATTTAGAAGAAATGATTAAAGGGGAAGGTAAATTTTTCAGGGAATGTGAATATTCCCTAAGTAGCTCCAACTTACATTAACTCAGTGGTTTATTACTTAGTTATAAATTAACATATCATGAACAAAAATACTGAATTTGTCAATTTAATATTCTGCAGTACCGTTTGCTTGGCCTTTTGTAGTTCTATTTTGAGATTGCTACATTCTTTCCTCATCAATTCCAGCTCCTTTTCCAAACCATGGATCTTCAGGTCACAGTTCAATTTTTCCACCTCCCAGTTTGATGAAGGAGAATTTAAATTCCTCATCACTACAAAAAGGATTGACACAGATATTGTTATCTTTGCCTTGTACATTGACTGCAATTCTAAAAAGTCTGTTGGTAAAATGTAGataacagaaaaaatataaaacatatatacccatcagtaatttttaaaattcagtaattGCTTTAAAAGATCTatagttggggccggtgctgtggcatagcaggtaaagccaccgcctgcagtgctggcatcccatgtggatgccggttcgagtcctgcctactccacttctgatcctgctctctgctgtggcctgggaaaacagaagatggcccaagtccttgagatcctgcgcctgcgtgggagacccggaagaagctcctggctccagactggaaCAGCTCTGGCCGTctcagccaattgaggagtgaaccagtgtatggaaaacctctctgtgtaactctgactttcaaataaatagataaatcttttaaaaaaaatctatactaaTGAATAAGGATCTAGCCAtcttgttttagaaaatattaatcaCTCTATTCCCAATTTTCTATTTAAGGCAAAAATCTGTCAATTGccagttttaaaatataacacaCGAATCCAGCATATGCTAAAATTGTTGGCAGGTCAATAATCTATTTTGCATGTGTAACAATTAAACAGTGACAAAAATAGTAAACTGAGCTCAGCTAACCTGGTCTTCTCAGAAAGTATAAAGATCTATCAATAGGCCTAGAACACATGATGTCAGGACAATTTTATTCATATTCACTTCATAGAATATAACACAATTGGATACTGCTTTATTCCTGATTTAGTACCTCAGTCTCTCAACCTACAAAAAGCCCAATTCTGCCATGCTATGAAAGCTCATCTCTATTTCCTATAAGATCTCTGAGAGGTCTACTCCTTAGCTTGTCTCACCAGAGTTTTCATGGGAACAGGCTATCAACCATATGTCCCAACACTAACGTTCTACTCCAACATCTCATCTGCATCTCTTaacaatattcagaaaaaaagaaaaaagaaagaactctaACTACTCCATGACAAGATAGGggttttacttcttttttcctttacttcATCACAAACTAGCCCTGAATAAAAGCCATCAAATCTTTTCTAGGAAAAGTGTAATTTACAACTAAGGATATGTTAAAAGGATCTGATACTGTGTAAAAGCCAAACAGTAATTAACATAAGCCTAAACATTAAAAACTCATGTTAGGGTCTCGGCACACAGATAGAAAACTGATAATGTATATAACACATAATGGAAAAATGTACTATTTTTGTTAGAATATTTATAACAAGTAAGTGGCATACCCTGCTGAGTTTCCACTTCTGTTCTTAGCTGGAGGAGTTCTACTTCTTTTGATTGTAGTTGTTCGTTCAACACTTTCAGAGATTCAGAGTTGTCTTTATTCTAGTTAAGTAGGAAAAATGTCAAATTATATTCAATAAAATCTACCGGTTGATATAAATCTTAATTTTCAAGTAGATaccaaaaaaaattctcattctaATCCTTAAAGGCAAGGTGTGAAAATGAACTGTGTTTCTAACTAATCTCTTTTTCCAAACTGGTACATTATTATTCACtggcttttcttcttttgttaaacTAATTCTACCAcatcataatttttcaaaataagttaGTGGTGTTAGATGTATTTTAAGCTCTAAACAACATTACATACTAAGTACTtattaagtatagaaatgttatagatataaaacattttcaatttacCTTACCCACGTGtagtttaagtttttaaaattcaacttcatttctaattttaaaccTCTTGAAAGAGAAAACTCATTTGTAATATACAGAtaccattctttttaaaatcaacttaCCATTTTATCCAATTTGTTCTTCAAATTATCTCTATCAATGCAAACCTCTCGATATGCATGATAGGCCTTATTTACTTGTTCTCGTCCCACAGAACTTGTTTCTTCATCGAATCGAGCCCCTATTAGCTAgtggaaatcaaaagagaaagcttcagaaagttATCTACAGTAAAAAAATAAGCCAGTCTTTTGATGGCTGCACATCTTACCTTAATCATTATAATTCAGGGATAGAGGCTGGACTATAATTAAatgaacatttcatttttaattaaattagcCTTTACAgattaagaaaggaaaagaatacaGAGTTATCTTTAAAAGCCTCCTattggggccatcgctgtggcgcagtgggttaaggccccagcctgcagcgccggaatcccacatgggtgccagtttgagtcttggctgctcttcttccgatctagctctctgctgtggcctgggaaagcagtgggggatgcgcgtgggagacccggaagaagctccctggctcttggctttggatcagctcagctctggcagttgtagtcatttggggaatgtactaacagaatggaagacctttctctctctctggctgtacttctctctctgtaactctttcaaataaacaaaatgaatctttaaaaaaaaaaaaaaggccttctatTCTTTTACTTAGTCACTATTTTACACTTCATACTTATAACACACTAATTCATTGCACTACAACACAGTacacaacaatattttttttttttttttttttttacaggcagagtggacagtgagagagagacagagagaaaggtcttcctttgccattggttcaccctccaatggctgctgcagccggcgcgctgcggccggtgcaccacgctgatccgatggcaggagccaggtacttatcctggtctcccatggggtgcagggcccaagcacctgggccatcctccactgcactccctggccacagcagagagctggcctggaagaggggcaaccgggacagaatccagcaccccaaaccaggactagaacccggtgtgccggtgccgcaaggcggaggaatagcctagtgagccgcggcgccagcccacaatATTCTTTTGAAATACCAGTTTTCTAAGTCAGTCATAACTCCCACCATCAGAAACAGTATCAAAGcatactttactttttaaagaatagaaataTTAGTTAATTGAATCTTACATATTATTTCAGAATAAGAATTACTGGGTTAGTAGGtcacaaaatacagaaatatttgcaATATAAACTGTACATCAAATGTAATTTGTACATCTTTAAATACAGGTATGAGCTCCAAAATGTTACCTTCTTTCTGTATCCTAATATGTTACATATTTACTTAACCACCACTATAATTCAGAAGCTTCATATGAATGCAAAGAAATTACGGTTACCTTTATAACTCACTCTCCTCCACTTAACTCCCCTAACAGAATCAAACTACCAAACtccatttttgattattttactaCAGGATAATTTCCTTTGCAGCTAAGAATTCATTTTCACTACTGTCTGTGGAACCTGCTGTTTGTAAAATATGAACAATCTgatctgaagaaatataaactaagttaaaactttaaaactcaaaaataaatgcataattgaGAAGGATGTCTCAATATACAAAGCTAACCATATCTGGTGACTTAGGAGTGTCCACATATTACATGTAAGTTAAACAGAGGACATTAATTTCAAATCATTATGCCTAATATGTGTGTTAATAAAACAATGTTGAGGAAATTAAGACTCTGGTCCTTGTGATGACTATTAGAacaatatttcaaaagttttctcctttgacatttaatttcctttgttgaTATCCATTATTTCTTCTGTACAAACCTGAAAACTCTGAATAAAATACACACAGTTAAGTAAGGCAAACTGGAAAGAGCAGGAaggaaaatatttggaatataatttttcaaattttaatttctattctaTAAACATTCACTAAGAACATGGTATGTAAAACACAGTCTGACTATAATACCCAGAGTTTTGAGATTAACAGTGAATTATCCCTGGAAATTTAATTACAACTATGGAAGAcagaaaagtatttaaaatatcaaatgctTTGAATCATTCTTTATATCATAAAACATATAAAGGTAGAAGCTAAAATTACCTTTTCTTCCAAAAACCTTATTCTTTTCTTCAAGAGAGAGTTCTCCTTTTCTGAATCTTTAAGTCGTTTTTTGATATCTTCATATGCAGTGACAAGGGCAAAATGTGAAGCAACAGATTCATCTCCTGCATATATTGAGACTGGAGTCACTGGATCTCTCCTATGGGCTTTCTCATGATTCAGAATGCAAATATCATCTTCTACGAGTGCATCCATGAcagctatttaaaagaacaaaagaaaaatacaactgTCTCACTGaataaacaaataggaaaaaGATTGTGATCGAGACAATGCTTTTAAAACATCTATTCCCAAGGCAGAAATTGTAGCACAGTGAGCCAAGCttgtttgagtccccactgctccacttctgttccagctccctgctaatgctcctgggaaagcagaggcagattgCCTGACTACAtggccctctgccacccactggggagacttgggaagagTTCTGAGGTCCTGTTTGtgtcatctgaggaatgaattACCTCactggatctctttctctctcactgaggtctggtctctctctgtacctctgcctttcacataaataaatcatttttaaaaagaaaaacaatatctCCTATTTCAGTTGGAGGCAGTGTACATACTGGTTAAACACTGACTCTGCAACCAGACTACCTGGAGTTCTAATCCAAGCTCTAACATTTTAGCGTTGGTGTGACTTTAGGAAAGTTGTTTAACCACTttaacctcagtttccttatttacaGTGTATAGGAAATAATAGCATCTATGTCACAGTTTAAGATTACTAAACAAATTAGTATCTATAAAGGACTTAAGTTCTATGAAAACCTGATACAATACCACTTTCATTAAAAGAATAGAATTTTTGGAGCCAGCAcggtgactcagcaggttaaagctgcagcctgtaggACCTGCAAacagtatgggcactggttcaagttctggctgctccacttcctatccagctccctgctaatgtgcctgggaaaacagcagagaatggcccaaatccttgggcctctgcacccatgtgagagacccgaacaagttcctggctactggctttggctggctcagtcccagttattgttgccatttggggagtgaaccagcagatggaagatctttctgtatctctccttctatctctttgtaactctgcctctcaaataattaagtaagtctttaaaaaaaaaaaaaaaaggaatcagagGTTTTAGACATTTCATTACCATGTATTTTTTCCTCATCAGCATTTCTACTAAGATTAATATCAAGTTTATAGCTTCCAAAGttagaagtttttaaaagttcttgtGTATAATCCACTACAACATATTAAAGAAGTTTtacagcactctgccctcagaatcagcccctaaggcattcggatctggatcaaaagcccatgagagcatttcaggcatggaaagatgacattgtggcaaaaattgTTCTGCacgaaagatctctttgagtcagaccccagtgcaaagaaggggccagcaaagaaggatgtacttttctctgaagggggagaactttcactttgcgtATGGCCTGGTCTAAAACCGACAGTCTGTAGACTCAAAAAACatgcatagccttggcagttcatgtcaagagccttgggtgatcattgacatcataaataagagtgtcagttgttaaatcaacaacagagtcactgtgcacttgctctccatgttggacctttgtccttaatgaggtgtactatgagaattaatggtaaaatttgtcttcaaactgtgttttatactttttctgtgtgggtgcaaatagttgaaatctgtacttagtagagaattggtcttctgtatataaattcaattcaaaaagaatcttaatggaaaatggaatgggagatgggagtaGGAGGTGAAATGGGGTGTagaagggtgggaatgggggaggagactaaaagctgtacatatgaaatctattcattaaataaaaccttcaaaaaaGTTTTAATGCAGACTCTACTATAATCTCTCTATTCTAATAATTGATTGATTCTTGTGTATTCataagagaaaacaaatgaattgACATTTGAGTGCCCAATATGTCCCAGTACCACCCATTCTTTCAATGTTATTCACTTAATTATACAACAATTTCATGAGAtatgtttcttctgttttatagGCATGCTTTGATAGGTAAAGTATTTTGCCCAGTAAAGGTTACAGAGTATTAGCTCTTTAGAGGCAGAGGCTATGATCATCTTGCTCATCATTATGTTCCCAACTCATCACAGGTGGTGTTTCCCCATCTCAGAGCTGTATTTCTGGAAAACACTCTTAAGAGAGACTGAATAAAACTTTTAAGTCCTAGGGAAGAACAGGTTAAGAAGGACCACATGCTATGTCAAAGAACCTAAAAAATCCCTTCAAATAGtttttagtttaaaataataTAGCATTCCAAGTAAGGACTATCAATGGAATTTCCTGTATCTTTACAGCAATTAATTACTAAACTAGTAATTGATGCTTCATGGAATTTTTTAACTATCCCTtgcttgaaataaaaatgtagttcCTTACCAGTATCAGTCACTGTTCAAGAGCATTGTAGATGAAAACACCTGAAGTAGAAGGGATTTAAGTAATTTTTCCAAACTAACAGAGTAAGTGAAGAGTTAAGATACtatgaaggccagcgccgcggctcaacaggctaatcctctgcctgtggtgctggcacaccaggttctaggcccagttggggtgccggattctgtccctgttgctcttcttccagtccagctctctgctgtggcccgggaggacagtggaggatggcccaagtgcttgggccctgcaccccatgggagaccaggagaagctcctcattcctggcttcggatcagtacagtgtgccggccgtagcggcaattggagggtgaaccaacagaaaaggaagaccttctctctctctctcactgtccactctgcctgtccaaaaaaataataaaaaaaaaaacctatgaaaAACAATTTGAGTGCAGGATCCAGGTTTCACTTTGCTTGCCTTCCTCTAAAGCTGcagattttctttctgttctaGTCAATGTCTATAAAGTTTGTATGCTTTATTTCAGACAACATTTCCATTAACATATTTATTAGTGGTACTGGTTTGGTATTTATGTAAGTCTGGTCTTCTGTCACTATATAGTTGCTTTTCTAATTTCATAACTAAAAACCTTCCAGTTAGTCTAAGCTAAAGCCACGGTTAGGAACAATGCAGGCAGGCATACatgataaaattgattaggtttgtgagctggaataCCGCGCCTTCatcatgcccctgtgtgacctcatgcccctacctggccacgcCTGTGTGCCCACTGGCCAACCAAGCTAATTAACcattcccctttggaagtggattaaaagcctgggacatggtgtgccccttctcttcctcttttttggcCCTTTTATCTTCTGGTCTTTTGCCAGTgtggacccctgctgccctgtgcctccagggcgtgTGGCTTTCGGGTCACCAgcctcatgcttcctggcctgcgtgctcctccacgtggctgtctcctggtacttggtatgaatccagatttatcTCTCTTTTAGATAAGGGCCCTCATTCTCCTATGaatctttctcactgaataaaaagcttaaaacatatGATGCTGCCTTGatcatttatgccagtattcagaattcttctctgaatattaggcaagaacccacacttAGGTCAGATACAAAAGGTTCTGGTAAAGTATGGCAATAAGGTCCTCCTGACACCAGACCTTGAAACTCATGAGCAGCCCATCTCTCCAGGGGACTTGGTCCTATAAAAACCTGAAAGGATCTCCTTCAGATCAGTTACAGTCCCAGTGGAAGGGACCCTACCAGGTACTGCTGAGCACACCTACTTCAGCAAAATTACAGGGCGTTCCAAGCTGGGTACATTTGTCAAGGATTAAACTTCCACCTCTTAGGTTCCACAGGTGAATCCAACATACATTTGCTTATTCCTGTGAGCCAACTGAAGATCTTAAATACCTCTTCAAAATGCAAAAAGGTAAGTAAAGCTCTTGTCTTAGCCAAGCCAAAATGCTATACTTTAGTGCTTAGCTAGTATACATACCtcttcttttgattctttctGGGAGCTATTATTGGCCGAAGGACTCCTTAGTGGGTTCCTCAATGGCAAAGAGTCAAAGTCCGAAAGAGTGATatgaaactgattttaaaaacctGACCTTCGCTCTGGGTAATCTAGCTTACACCTCAGGCCGGCTTCTGCAGCAAGCCCTGGCTTCAGTAGACTCCCTCTCCAGGAATAGTTATGGACAATAGAAAGGCCTTAGAATACATATTAATAGAACAAGGGAGAATGTGAGCAATGATTAATGGAATCTGCCACCTTTACTCAAATAATACCATGTTCACAGAGAAGGACATCAAAGCCctctatgctcaagctaaatggtTTTACAGTCTATATAGGGGCAGCCTAATACCACCTACTGTCTGGGAGATGGCTTGACATGCTCTTTCCATTTTAAGGGACACACCAGTTGCGTTTGGGGTTATTCCAATTTTGCTCATGTTAACTGACAAACTTATGTTTCAGAACCCAACAACTTCTGAGAGCAATGATGACCATgtaggggacacagacattggcagTGACTGAAAGAGCTCCAGCGCATGAAACTAActtgttagatgagataggcagagattTCCGGAtcaaggacaggcagggcctaTGCTCcaaataagcaggaagcagctacagaagagATGATGACTCTATGCCCATTAACATCTTTTAAGATTAAGGTCTGCAGTCTCGGAGGGGggaatgatgtaggcaggcatacaggctaaaactgattaggtttgtgagctggaagaccatgcctttgccacacccctgtgtgacctcatgttcctacctgaccacacctgggcACCCACCTGCCCCCCAGACCATGTAATCACTcccctttgaaaaatatataaaaggcaaaGAGTGCCCTCAAAAATCACTCTCTGACACTGCTTCACTGCTCATGATAAGCTGTGGATAGCTGCTCAAAACACTTGCTAGacgtggcttttggcctgctttctgcttggtatggactCCAACCTAATTTCCAGACTTTCCCTTCTCCTTAGATTAAACTA encodes the following:
- the AZI2 gene encoding 5-azacytidine-induced protein 2 isoform X1 gives rise to the protein MDALVEDDICILNHEKAHRRDPVTPVSIYAGDESVASHFALVTAYEDIKKRLKDSEKENSLLKKRIRFLEEKLIGARFDEETSSVGREQVNKAYHAYREVCIDRDNLKNKLDKMNKDNSESLKVLNEQLQSKEVELLQLRTEVETQQVMRNLNSPSSNWEVEKLNCDLKIHGLEKELELMRKECSNLKIELQKAKQTDPSEDDNLKNCTLQRVSISSDNMQHAYWELKREMSNLHLVTQVQAELLRKLKTPTTIKKAYTPAACTEDLGKDSTKLHLTNFTASYKRHAPLSPNGKAVCHTTSSPFPGDTKILSEKEVLQSWTDNERSIPNDGTNFQEHNSYSRNSLEDNSWVFPSPPKSSETAFGETKSKTSPLPNLPSLHYLDQHNQNCLYK
- the AZI2 gene encoding 5-azacytidine-induced protein 2 isoform X3, whose product is MDALVEDDICILNHEKAHRRDPVTPVSIYAGDESVASHFALVTAYEDIKKRLKDSEKENSLLKKRIRFLEEKLIGARFDEETSSVGREQVNKAYHAYREVCIDRDNLKNKLDKMNKDNSESLKVLNEQLQSKEVELLQLRTEVETQQVMRNLNSPSSNWEVEKLNCDLKIHGLEKELELMRKECSNLKIELQKAKQTDPSEDDNLKNCTLQRVSISSLYPSSLH
- the AZI2 gene encoding 5-azacytidine-induced protein 2 isoform X2, which produces MDALVEDDICILNHEKAHRRDPVTPVSIYAGDESVASHFALVTAYEDIKKRLKDSEKENSLLKKRIRFLEEKLIGARFDEETSSVGREQVNKAYHAYREVCIDRDNLKNKLDKMNKDNSESLKVLNEQLQSKEVELLQLRTEVETQQVMRNLNSPSSNWEVEKLNCDLKIHGLEKELELMRKECSNLKIELQKAKQTDPSEDDNLKNCTLQRVSISSDNMQHAYWELKREMSNLHLVTQVQAELLRKLKTPTTIKKGNLYPSSLH